The following are encoded together in the Deinococcus soli (ex Cha et al. 2016) genome:
- a CDS encoding Ppx/GppA phosphatase family protein: MRVAVADVGTNSSHLLIAEAARGDAGGYRVLDALKDRTRLGECLDGAGNLTPEGEDRLASALTRFRALASGAGVAEIHVCATSALREAPNGPEVASRMLARTGVYPVIISGVREGELTYLGAAHAVELGADSVLLDLGGGSLEFARGDAARALDVLSLPLGAIRMRDAFLRADPPGRRELAALDAAVREALEPHVGRFRVRPGTRVVLSSGTAEAAAEAILARRGEEARGVNGTRLSVAELSELLEYVRNLKGAARARVPGLERRADTVVAGLATLHAALGVLGAQEFTVSEGALREGMLIEELTRLEAYSSSISARQRSVLGMAERFGANLSHSRQVAALARELLARLRALGVDLGAEGEARSVLTAAGALHEVGQIVAQSAHHKHSAYLIRHAELRGFTPREIELVALLSRYHRKSAPKLSHPEFAALSAADQALVTRWVGILRVADGLDRSHAGAARVTGLTRTRDGWQLGVQGATPLDLEGAREKADVWARAFGPLTLKAE, from the coding sequence ATGAGGGTTGCCGTTGCGGATGTGGGTACCAATTCCAGTCACCTGCTCATTGCGGAGGCGGCGCGTGGGGATGCGGGCGGGTACCGGGTGCTGGACGCCCTGAAGGACCGCACGCGGCTGGGCGAGTGCCTGGACGGGGCGGGGAACCTGACCCCCGAGGGGGAGGACCGGCTGGCGTCGGCGCTGACGCGCTTCCGGGCGCTGGCGTCGGGGGCGGGCGTGGCGGAGATTCACGTGTGCGCGACGAGTGCGCTGCGCGAGGCGCCGAACGGGCCGGAGGTCGCGTCGCGGATGCTGGCGCGGACCGGGGTGTACCCGGTGATCATCAGTGGGGTGCGTGAGGGGGAGTTGACGTACCTGGGCGCGGCGCACGCGGTGGAGCTGGGGGCGGACAGCGTGCTGCTGGACCTGGGTGGGGGGAGTCTGGAGTTCGCGCGGGGGGACGCGGCGCGGGCGCTGGACGTGCTGAGCCTGCCGCTGGGGGCGATCCGGATGCGGGACGCGTTCCTGCGCGCGGACCCGCCGGGGCGGCGGGAGCTGGCGGCGCTGGACGCGGCGGTGCGGGAGGCGCTGGAGCCGCATGTGGGGCGCTTCCGGGTGCGGCCGGGGACGCGGGTGGTGCTGTCGAGCGGTACGGCGGAGGCGGCGGCCGAGGCGATCCTGGCGCGGCGGGGCGAGGAGGCGCGCGGCGTGAACGGCACGCGCCTGAGCGTCGCGGAATTGAGTGAGCTGCTGGAGTACGTGCGGAACCTGAAAGGCGCGGCGCGGGCGCGGGTGCCGGGCCTGGAGCGCCGGGCGGACACGGTCGTGGCGGGGCTGGCGACGCTGCACGCGGCGCTGGGCGTGCTGGGCGCGCAGGAGTTCACGGTCAGTGAGGGTGCGCTGCGTGAGGGCATGCTGATCGAGGAATTGACGCGGCTGGAGGCGTACAGTTCGTCGATCAGTGCGCGGCAGCGCAGCGTGCTGGGCATGGCCGAGCGCTTCGGGGCGAACCTGTCGCACTCGCGGCAGGTGGCGGCCCTGGCCCGTGAGCTGCTCGCACGCCTGCGGGCGCTGGGCGTGGACCTGGGTGCGGAGGGTGAGGCGCGCAGCGTCCTGACGGCGGCGGGCGCGCTGCATGAGGTGGGGCAGATCGTGGCGCAGAGCGCGCACCACAAGCACTCGGCGTACCTGATCCGGCACGCGGAGTTGCGGGGGTTCACGCCGCGGGAGATCGAGCTGGTGGCGCTGCTGTCGCGCTACCACCGCAAGAGTGCGCCCAAGCTGTCGCATCCGGAGTTCGCGGCGCTGAGCGCGGCGGATCAGGCGCTCGTGACGCGCTGGGTGGGCATCCTGCGGGTCGCGGACGGCCTGGACCGCTCGCATGCGGGCGCGGCGCGCGTGACCGGCCTGACCCGCACGCGTGACGGCTGGCAGCTGGGCGTGCAGGGCGCCACGCCGCTGGACCTGGAGGGCGCGCGTGAGAAGGCGGACGTGTGGGCCCGCGCGTTCGGGCCGCTGACCCTGAAGGCCGAGTAG
- a CDS encoding ABC transporter substrate-binding protein, with the protein MVSPFASAPPAPDWPYLSLRAALHARDGVRDTHRVTLADAQAWWGCSDRTAKRQLARLHAAGRLVYTPGRGRGNTSRVAFSGALEGELAALTAHLAAVGAAADLARLSRLGFPRAWVLTDAVRGAFGLGVGPAGTDRLRTVITRPLTSLDPLTVNSAAEAHLLTQVLDPLLLFDPLAGTLRPHLAHHWGTPDGGRRWVFHLRKGVQFHHGRTLDAQDVQFTLERVRRGAPWYLGGVQEVQAPTPFMVQVTLTQPDLFFPRRLAHEQALILPRDVPFDERRPIGTGAFRWHALDGGFRLEAFDAHFAGRPLIDEVEVFLVPELRGDAPPTLDVTGADQDPVERWVSENSVHFLIWNAHRPAARSAALRAAVVELHDIRAFWHESGRAERLLPATSFLPRRSLGRPTREHSLAWAQALLARAAYTGPPLRVWVLDLPGARQEADWLAARAARLGLPMQVVPAPLDALPDAGDDVDLAFMGEIAGWDEHLSFWSALKQPELLFRRMLPPEMLRDVDALLDGYRVAPDPDALEALMTRIEARLLGGHHLHLTHHRVKRRAVHPLIQDVHPDAYGRIDFKRLWLGDVRP; encoded by the coding sequence GTGGTGTCCCCTTTTGCGTCTGCCCCGCCCGCGCCGGACTGGCCGTACCTGTCGCTGCGTGCGGCGCTCCACGCGCGGGACGGCGTGCGGGACACGCACCGGGTGACGCTGGCGGACGCGCAGGCGTGGTGGGGGTGCAGTGACCGCACCGCGAAACGGCAACTGGCGCGCCTGCACGCGGCCGGGCGGCTGGTGTACACGCCGGGGCGCGGGCGGGGGAACACGTCGCGCGTGGCGTTCTCGGGTGCGCTGGAGGGGGAACTGGCGGCCCTGACGGCGCATCTGGCAGCAGTAGGCGCGGCGGCGGATCTGGCGCGGCTCTCACGGCTGGGGTTTCCGCGCGCGTGGGTCCTGACGGACGCGGTGCGCGGCGCGTTCGGGCTGGGGGTGGGTCCGGCGGGCACGGATCGCCTGCGGACGGTGATCACGCGGCCCCTGACCAGCCTCGATCCGCTGACGGTGAACTCGGCGGCCGAGGCGCATCTGCTGACGCAGGTGCTGGACCCGCTGCTACTCTTCGATCCGCTGGCGGGGACGTTGCGGCCTCACCTCGCGCACCACTGGGGCACGCCAGACGGGGGGCGCCGCTGGGTCTTTCACCTGCGCAAGGGCGTGCAGTTTCACCACGGGCGGACGCTGGACGCGCAGGACGTGCAGTTCACGCTGGAGCGGGTGCGGCGCGGGGCGCCATGGTACCTGGGCGGCGTGCAGGAGGTGCAGGCGCCCACACCGTTCATGGTGCAGGTCACGCTGACCCAGCCGGACCTGTTCTTCCCGCGGCGGCTGGCGCACGAGCAGGCGCTGATCCTCCCACGGGACGTGCCGTTCGACGAGCGCCGCCCGATCGGGACGGGGGCGTTCCGCTGGCATGCGCTGGACGGCGGGTTCCGGCTGGAAGCGTTCGACGCGCACTTCGCGGGGCGGCCGCTGATCGACGAGGTGGAGGTCTTTCTCGTGCCGGAGCTGCGCGGGGACGCGCCGCCTACCCTGGACGTGACGGGCGCCGACCAGGATCCGGTCGAGCGCTGGGTGTCGGAGAACAGCGTGCATTTCCTGATCTGGAACGCCCACCGTCCCGCCGCGCGGTCGGCGGCGCTGCGCGCGGCGGTGGTCGAGCTGCACGACATCCGCGCGTTCTGGCACGAATCGGGCCGCGCCGAGCGGCTGCTGCCCGCCACATCGTTCCTGCCCCGGCGCAGCCTGGGCCGCCCCACCCGTGAACACTCGCTGGCATGGGCGCAGGCGCTGCTGGCCAGGGCCGCGTATACCGGACCGCCGCTGCGCGTCTGGGTGCTCGACCTGCCCGGCGCGCGGCAGGAGGCCGACTGGCTCGCCGCGCGCGCCGCCCGCCTGGGCCTGCCGATGCAGGTCGTTCCGGCGCCGCTGGACGCCCTGCCGGACGCCGGGGACGACGTGGACCTGGCGTTCATGGGAGAGATCGCCGGGTGGGACGAGCACCTGTCGTTCTGGTCGGCGCTGAAGCAGCCGGAGCTGCTGTTCCGCCGAATGCTGCCCCCGGAGATGCTGCGCGACGTGGACGCCCTGCTGGACGGCTACCGCGTGGCCCCCGATCCGGATGCGCTGGAGGCCCTGATGACCCGCATCGAGGCGCGGTTGCTGGGCGGGCATCACCTGCACCTCACGCATCACCGCGTCAAGCGGCGCGCGGTGCATCCGCTGATCCAGGACGTGCATCCGGACGCGTATGGCCGGATCGATTTCAAGCGGCTGTGGCTGGGGGACGTGAGGCCCTGA
- a CDS encoding MDR family MFS transporter encodes MWRTLHPNVKTRITTSFLSRVVGSMVFPFMAIYFTAHLGAALAGTLLLVAGVVQFLAGLYGGALADALGRRRTLLTGEALKLLAFTLMLLGNLHGPNPWLTFAALLLVNISGGLINPAAEAMLVDVSTPDTRTFMYAVNYWAVNLSILIGTLVGGWLYRDHFTLLLALLVAMSVLTAALCTALMTETRAASPTARADLGLTPLLRNYAQVVTDRPFLLFVLGGILILSIEFTRTNHVAVHLAQHFPRTDWLGVTLDGVRAASVLTAVNTLMIVALTAPAARWLTGRDPHRPMHAGFALFALGFAGLAFSTHLPTLIAASVILSIGELLYVPTRQALLADLIPEHQRGAYLATHGQVFTISKWIAALGLPVGAAIGGTGMAAALLLLGLLGSLFTALALRRTTGERMARA; translated from the coding sequence ATGTGGCGCACCCTGCACCCCAACGTGAAAACCCGCATCACCACGTCCTTCCTCAGCCGCGTCGTCGGCAGCATGGTCTTCCCCTTCATGGCCATCTACTTCACCGCCCACCTCGGCGCCGCGCTGGCCGGCACACTCCTGCTCGTGGCGGGCGTCGTGCAGTTCCTCGCAGGCCTGTACGGCGGCGCCCTCGCCGACGCCCTCGGCCGCCGCCGCACCCTCCTGACCGGCGAAGCCCTGAAACTCCTCGCGTTCACCCTCATGCTCCTCGGCAACCTGCACGGCCCGAACCCCTGGCTCACCTTCGCCGCGCTGCTCCTCGTGAACATCTCCGGCGGCCTCATCAACCCCGCCGCCGAAGCCATGCTCGTCGACGTCAGCACCCCCGACACCCGCACCTTCATGTACGCCGTGAACTACTGGGCCGTGAACCTCAGCATCCTGATCGGCACCCTGGTCGGCGGGTGGCTGTACCGCGACCACTTCACGCTCCTGCTCGCCCTGCTCGTCGCCATGAGCGTCCTCACCGCCGCCCTCTGCACCGCCCTCATGACCGAAACGCGCGCCGCCAGCCCCACCGCCCGCGCGGACCTCGGCCTCACCCCCCTCCTGCGCAACTACGCGCAGGTCGTCACCGACCGTCCCTTCCTCCTGTTCGTCCTCGGCGGCATCCTCATCCTCAGCATCGAATTCACCCGCACCAACCACGTCGCCGTGCACCTCGCCCAGCACTTCCCCCGCACCGACTGGCTGGGCGTCACCCTCGACGGTGTCCGCGCCGCCAGCGTCCTCACCGCCGTGAACACCCTGATGATCGTTGCCCTCACCGCCCCCGCCGCCCGCTGGCTCACCGGCCGCGACCCGCACCGCCCCATGCACGCCGGCTTCGCGCTCTTCGCCCTCGGCTTCGCCGGACTGGCCTTCAGTACGCACCTCCCCACCCTGATCGCCGCGTCCGTCATCCTCAGCATCGGCGAACTGCTGTACGTCCCCACCCGGCAGGCCCTCCTCGCCGACCTGATCCCCGAACACCAACGCGGCGCGTACCTCGCCACGCACGGACAGGTGTTCACCATCAGCAAATGGATCGCCGCACTCGGGTTACCTGTCGGCGCCGCCATCGGCGGAACAGGCATGGCCGCCGCACTGCTGCTGCTCGGCTTGCTGGGGAGTCTATTCACCGCTCTCGCGCTGCGCCGGACAACTGGGGAGAGGATGGCTCGCGCCTGA
- a CDS encoding GNAT family N-acetyltransferase — protein MTSTAPLTTPDPGWPAGPTVTPFNPHAATPAQRLAVGQLLADAFAYTYPDDPALLPETEAVGLTHQLATERTVHYAVWDGARALAWGSLSYDLEQNTHMAHLRLTVHPTARRQGLGRAVLSQLLAHADELGRGTLTFGTSSRSPAGEAFAAALGAQPALPMRQSRLDLTTLDRDLVTHWQARPDADPFRLHLWQRVPDDYLTRVADMMMVMNTAPRGDLEQQDWTITPDMIRSWEAMIEEANETRFMMAVEDTRTGQLDAYSEVFWMPERAALVYQGATAVRPSARGQGLGKWVKAAMLDHVLHACPGARWVQTNNANENAPMLGINVALGFTPYSSFTEWQLKLR, from the coding sequence ATGACCTCGACTGCGCCCCTGACAACCCCGGACCCCGGCTGGCCCGCCGGACCGACCGTGACCCCCTTCAATCCTCACGCCGCCACCCCCGCGCAGCGCCTCGCCGTGGGGCAGCTGCTCGCCGACGCCTTCGCGTACACCTACCCGGACGACCCGGCCCTCCTGCCCGAAACCGAGGCGGTAGGCCTCACGCACCAGCTGGCCACCGAACGCACGGTCCACTACGCCGTGTGGGACGGCGCGCGGGCACTGGCCTGGGGCAGCCTGTCGTACGACCTTGAGCAGAACACCCACATGGCCCACCTGCGGCTCACCGTGCACCCCACCGCGCGCCGTCAGGGTCTGGGGCGCGCCGTCTTGAGCCAGCTGCTCGCCCACGCCGACGAGCTGGGGCGCGGCACCCTGACCTTCGGCACGAGCAGCCGCAGTCCCGCCGGAGAGGCCTTCGCGGCCGCCCTGGGCGCGCAGCCCGCCCTGCCGATGCGCCAGAGCCGCCTGGACCTCACCACCCTGGACCGCGACCTCGTCACCCACTGGCAGGCCCGCCCCGACGCCGACCCGTTCCGCCTGCACCTGTGGCAACGCGTCCCGGACGACTACCTGACGCGCGTGGCGGACATGATGATGGTCATGAACACTGCCCCCCGCGGCGACCTGGAACAGCAGGACTGGACGATCACGCCCGACATGATCCGCTCCTGGGAAGCCATGATCGAGGAAGCCAACGAAACCCGCTTCATGATGGCCGTCGAGGACACCCGCACCGGGCAACTCGACGCGTACAGCGAGGTCTTCTGGATGCCGGAACGCGCCGCGCTGGTGTACCAGGGCGCAACCGCCGTGCGACCCTCCGCACGCGGACAGGGCCTGGGCAAGTGGGTCAAAGCTGCCATGCTGGACCACGTCCTGCACGCCTGCCCCGGCGCGCGCTGGGTGCAGACGAACAACGCCAACGAGAACGCCCCCATGCTGGGCATCAACGTGGCGCTCGGCTTCACGCCGTACAGCAGCTTCACGGAGTGGCAGCTGAAACTCCGGTAA
- a CDS encoding DUF99 family protein, whose protein sequence is MFAHAIGFDDAPFVHGWRGDVPVIGTVYARTTLHGVVSGRVRRDGRNSTAELARLVNQSPEHIQLILLQGIALAGFNVVDLHALHAQTGKPVLVVARRAPDLDRIRVALLTRVPGGARKWALIGAAGPMEPCAGVFVQRAGLTLAQAQVALEAFTVAGRVPEPLRAAHLIARGVTQGHSRGGRV, encoded by the coding sequence GTGTTCGCGCACGCCATCGGTTTTGACGACGCCCCGTTCGTGCACGGCTGGCGGGGCGACGTGCCTGTCATCGGGACGGTGTATGCCCGAACCACCCTGCACGGCGTGGTCAGTGGCCGGGTGAGGCGTGACGGGCGGAACAGCACCGCCGAACTGGCGCGGCTGGTGAACCAGTCCCCGGAGCACATTCAGCTCATTCTGCTTCAGGGAATCGCGCTGGCGGGTTTCAACGTCGTGGACCTGCACGCGCTGCACGCGCAGACGGGGAAACCCGTGCTGGTCGTTGCGCGGCGCGCCCCGGACCTGGACCGCATCCGCGTGGCGCTGCTGACGCGCGTGCCGGGCGGGGCGCGCAAGTGGGCGCTGATCGGGGCCGCCGGGCCGATGGAACCCTGCGCAGGGGTGTTCGTGCAGCGCGCCGGGCTCACGCTGGCGCAGGCGCAGGTCGCCCTGGAGGCGTTCACCGTCGCGGGCCGCGTCCCGGAGCCGCTGCGGGCCGCGCACCTGATCGCGCGCGGGGTGACTCAGGGTCACAGCCGGGGCGGGCGCGTCTGA
- a CDS encoding DUF4384 domain-containing protein: protein MKSNLTALLALGTAAALSTAGAQAKISAQSIIVNPTQPDLSVSVRINKDTTGNQNPAYRIDEPISVSTTVNRDAYVYLFNVNPDGSVDQILPNRLSGENFVKANTTTTFPAAGANFTYTVGGPIGQNKVLALASLTPLNLSQISEFKTAQDQFATVKTQGGQTGLAQALSIVVNPLPQNSWVSDTAFYTVAAQNPVSTGSLFVGTNVGNATVILNGQRLGGANVTYSNLRAGTYPVRVQAPGFTDFTTTVTVRAGGTTNLNVEFARPIAAPTSGNPVLDLIGNLLGAIAGSTIQDPARSAYDQKVRDLQSMGYTLQQTRQTTTGYTGTLVKGATTATLTVDRGANRTVRVNVSESTTYQY from the coding sequence ATGAAAAGCAACCTGACCGCCCTGCTCGCCCTCGGGACCGCCGCCGCCCTCAGCACCGCCGGTGCCCAGGCGAAGATCAGCGCCCAGAGCATCATCGTGAACCCCACCCAGCCTGACCTGAGCGTCAGCGTCCGTATCAACAAGGACACGACCGGCAACCAGAACCCCGCCTACCGCATCGACGAGCCGATCAGCGTCAGCACCACCGTCAACCGCGACGCGTACGTGTACCTGTTCAACGTGAATCCCGACGGCAGCGTCGATCAGATCCTGCCCAACCGCCTGAGCGGCGAGAACTTCGTCAAGGCGAACACCACCACCACCTTCCCCGCCGCCGGCGCGAACTTCACGTACACCGTGGGCGGCCCCATCGGGCAGAACAAGGTCCTGGCCCTGGCCAGCCTCACCCCGCTGAACCTCTCGCAGATCAGCGAGTTCAAGACCGCGCAGGACCAGTTCGCGACCGTCAAGACCCAGGGCGGCCAGACCGGCCTCGCCCAGGCGCTGAGCATCGTCGTCAACCCCCTGCCCCAGAACAGCTGGGTCAGTGACACCGCCTTCTACACTGTCGCCGCGCAGAATCCCGTCAGCACCGGCAGCCTGTTCGTCGGTACGAACGTCGGCAACGCCACCGTGATCCTGAACGGTCAGCGACTGGGCGGCGCGAACGTCACCTACAGCAACCTCCGCGCCGGGACGTACCCCGTCCGCGTGCAGGCCCCCGGCTTTACCGACTTCACCACCACTGTCACGGTCCGCGCTGGCGGCACCACCAACCTGAACGTCGAGTTCGCCCGTCCCATCGCCGCCCCCACCAGCGGCAACCCCGTCCTCGACCTGATCGGCAACCTGCTCGGCGCGATCGCCGGGTCGACCATCCAGGACCCCGCCCGCAGCGCCTACGACCAGAAGGTCCGCGACCTGCAGAGCATGGGCTACACCCTGCAGCAGACCCGTCAGACGACCACCGGCTACACCGGCACGCTCGTGAAGGGCGCGACGACCGCCACGCTGACCGTCGACCGCGGCGCGAACCGCACCGTGCGCGTGAACGTCAGCGAGAGCACCACCTACCAGTACTGA
- a CDS encoding M3 family oligoendopeptidase: MTLTDLSAVEATLAVPDALTRWEAFAPRVQALLDAPLSAADVPGWLTQWSDLSGELHSVAAKLATHADLHTDQPDVQARFQAFTGTVMPEAARAEQALKEKLLAVPDYVPDAGFALTYRRMRDEAALYREANVALGVTHEEQKNRHSVITGNQGVTLRGEALTIPQARQRLDHPERAEREAAWRALTESNLGVAADLDGVMRDLLATRWQLTRNADEANFRDYQWKVLDRVDYTPADCAAFHEAVRDEVVPLTAQLAGDIAAQLGLDSVRPWDYNRSNLLDPQGRAPLAPFQTGAQLETLAQVAFDALNAGLGARFGQMRAGGLLDLESRPGKMTHAYCQYFPTHNEPFVLMNVVGTAEDVRVLFHEMGHAFHGFYSGDAQPLVWNRWSPIEFVEIPSMAMEFLTLDHLGHVFTPEELGRYRQKQLEGVIAFLPWAAQMDAFQHWLYAEAPEDVGIEALDAKWLELDRTFHPFVNWDGLDERARAKGWQYYHVFQVPFYYIEYAMCYLAATGIWRAAQADPAGALDRYRASLRLGSTVSVPELYRAAGVEFRFDREHIRGLMAFLRGQMQA, encoded by the coding sequence ATGACCCTCACCGATCTGAGTGCCGTTGAAGCCACCCTGGCCGTCCCGGACGCCCTGACCCGCTGGGAGGCGTTCGCGCCGCGCGTGCAGGCCCTGCTGGACGCCCCACTGAGCGCGGCGGACGTGCCCGGGTGGCTCACGCAGTGGAGTGACCTGAGCGGCGAGCTGCACAGCGTCGCGGCGAAACTCGCGACGCACGCCGACCTGCACACCGATCAGCCGGACGTTCAGGCGCGCTTCCAGGCGTTCACGGGGACCGTGATGCCGGAGGCGGCGCGGGCCGAGCAGGCCCTGAAGGAGAAGCTGCTGGCCGTGCCGGACTACGTGCCGGACGCCGGTTTCGCGCTGACGTACCGCCGCATGCGGGACGAGGCGGCGCTGTACCGCGAGGCGAACGTGGCGCTGGGCGTCACGCACGAGGAGCAGAAGAACCGCCACTCGGTGATCACGGGCAACCAGGGGGTCACGCTGCGCGGCGAGGCCCTGACCATCCCGCAGGCCAGGCAGCGCCTCGACCACCCCGAGCGTGCCGAGCGTGAAGCGGCGTGGCGCGCCCTGACCGAGAGCAACCTGGGCGTGGCCGCCGACCTGGACGGCGTGATGCGGGACCTGCTCGCCACGCGCTGGCAGCTGACGCGCAACGCGGACGAGGCGAACTTCCGCGACTACCAGTGGAAGGTCCTGGACCGCGTGGACTACACGCCAGCCGACTGCGCCGCGTTCCACGAGGCGGTGCGGGACGAGGTCGTGCCCCTGACCGCGCAGCTGGCCGGGGACATCGCCGCGCAGCTGGGCCTGGACTCGGTGCGGCCCTGGGATTACAACCGCAGCAACCTGCTCGACCCGCAGGGCCGCGCGCCCCTGGCACCGTTTCAGACCGGCGCGCAGCTGGAGACGCTGGCGCAGGTGGCCTTCGACGCGCTCAACGCGGGCCTGGGCGCGCGATTCGGGCAGATGCGCGCGGGCGGCCTGCTGGACCTGGAATCCCGCCCGGGCAAGATGACGCACGCGTACTGCCAGTACTTCCCCACCCACAACGAACCGTTCGTGCTGATGAACGTGGTGGGCACCGCCGAGGACGTCCGCGTGCTGTTCCACGAGATGGGGCACGCCTTCCACGGCTTCTACAGCGGGGACGCGCAGCCGCTCGTGTGGAACCGCTGGAGTCCCATCGAGTTCGTGGAGATTCCCAGCATGGCCATGGAGTTCCTGACCCTGGACCACCTGGGGCACGTGTTCACACCCGAGGAACTGGGCCGCTACCGCCAGAAGCAGCTGGAAGGTGTGATCGCGTTCCTGCCGTGGGCGGCGCAGATGGACGCCTTCCAGCACTGGCTGTACGCCGAGGCCCCCGAGGACGTCGGCATCGAGGCGCTGGACGCCAAGTGGCTGGAACTGGACCGCACCTTCCACCCGTTCGTGAACTGGGACGGGCTGGACGAGCGGGCTCGCGCGAAGGGCTGGCAGTACTACCACGTGTTCCAGGTGCCCTTCTACTACATCGAGTACGCCATGTGTTACCTCGCGGCGACCGGCATCTGGCGCGCCGCGCAGGCGGACCCGGCGGGCGCACTGGACCGCTACCGCGCCAGCCTGCGCCTGGGCAGCACCGTCAGCGTGCCGGAGCTGTACCGCGCGGCGGGCGTGGAGTTCCGCTTCGACCGTGAGCATATCCGGGGCCTGATGGCGTTCCTGCGCGGGCAGATGCAGGCCTGA
- a CDS encoding PSP1 domain-containing protein: protein MVVLPVRFERSPRLHPMLSEVAHPVGTRVVVQGKRGPEVATVRGEPTPPQEQERYGAVLRAATPEDLSRWEDLHTTGEDLKWLLRARARQRSLPVKVVAVEFTLDESLVTVSYSAEERIELTGLISELRGHTRARVNFAAVGPREQAQMIGTLGACGRENCSSTHLQDFAPVSIRMARDQQLPLNPEKLSGPCGRLLCCLQFEHTQYLDLLKDLPRKNARVCHEGSGACGKVTKLHPLAGTVDVTTDQGVLTDVPAAELRRLTDAEIKAMPDTGRGGGRPGRPNRAQPRE from the coding sequence ATGGTTGTCCTGCCCGTCCGTTTCGAGCGCAGTCCCCGCCTGCACCCCATGCTGAGCGAGGTCGCGCACCCGGTGGGCACCCGCGTGGTCGTGCAGGGCAAGCGCGGCCCCGAGGTCGCCACCGTGCGCGGCGAGCCCACGCCGCCGCAGGAGCAGGAGCGCTACGGCGCGGTGCTGCGCGCCGCCACACCCGAGGACCTGAGCCGCTGGGAGGACCTGCACACCACCGGCGAGGACCTCAAATGGCTGCTGCGCGCCCGCGCCCGGCAGCGCAGCCTCCCGGTGAAGGTCGTGGCGGTCGAGTTCACGCTCGACGAGAGCCTCGTGACCGTCAGCTACAGCGCCGAGGAACGCATCGAACTGACCGGACTGATCAGCGAGCTGCGCGGGCACACGCGCGCCCGGGTGAACTTCGCGGCGGTCGGCCCGCGCGAGCAGGCGCAGATGATCGGCACGCTGGGCGCCTGCGGGCGGGAGAACTGCTCCTCGACGCACCTGCAGGACTTCGCGCCGGTCAGTATCCGCATGGCGCGCGACCAGCAGCTCCCGCTGAACCCGGAGAAACTGTCCGGGCCGTGCGGGCGGCTGCTGTGCTGCCTGCAGTTCGAGCACACCCAGTACCTCGACCTGCTCAAGGACCTGCCGCGCAAGAACGCCCGGGTGTGCCACGAGGGGAGTGGCGCGTGCGGGAAGGTCACGAAGCTGCACCCGCTGGCCGGGACGGTGGACGTCACGACCGATCAGGGCGTCCTGACCGACGTGCCCGCCGCGGAACTGCGCCGCCTGACGGACGCGGAGATCAAGGCGATGCCCGACACCGGCCGGGGCGGGGGTCGTCCGGGCAGACCGAATCGCGCGCAGCCGCGAGAATGA
- the rocF gene encoding arginase — MNLSILGIPMDLGAGRRGVDMGPSALRNAHLTRALRDLGHSVTDLGDVRVALPESVDKLEEGGMVFLESILDACQGTRDRLAALPEGTFPLTIGGDHSVSMGTVTGNALRGTPGGARMGLIWVDAHTDYNTPGSSPSGNIHGMPVAHLTGLGDPRLTGLGGGWHMRPEDIVMIGIRSVDPHERDLLREAGIKAYTMKDVDQLGITRIHEETLERLSGTQRLHVSFDADALDPSVCPGVGTPVPGGLTYREGHLLMELLSESGRVTSMDIVEVNPILDTRNQTAEVMVGMAASLLGQRIL, encoded by the coding sequence ATGAACCTCTCGATTCTGGGTATCCCGATGGACCTCGGGGCGGGTCGCCGGGGCGTGGACATGGGCCCGTCCGCGCTGCGCAACGCCCACCTGACCCGCGCGCTGCGCGACCTCGGCCACAGTGTGACCGACCTGGGCGACGTGCGCGTGGCGCTGCCCGAGAGCGTGGACAAGCTGGAGGAAGGGGGCATGGTGTTCCTGGAGTCCATCCTGGACGCCTGCCAGGGGACCCGCGACCGGCTGGCGGCGCTGCCGGAGGGTACCTTCCCGCTGACGATCGGCGGGGATCACAGCGTCAGCATGGGCACCGTGACCGGCAACGCCCTGCGCGGCACCCCGGGCGGGGCGCGCATGGGCCTGATCTGGGTGGACGCGCACACCGACTACAACACGCCGGGCAGCAGCCCCAGCGGCAACATCCACGGCATGCCGGTCGCGCACCTGACCGGGCTGGGCGACCCGCGCCTGACCGGGCTGGGCGGCGGCTGGCACATGCGCCCCGAGGATATCGTCATGATCGGCATCCGCAGCGTGGACCCCCATGAACGCGACCTGCTGCGCGAGGCCGGGATCAAGGCGTACACCATGAAGGACGTGGACCAGCTGGGCATCACCCGCATCCACGAGGAGACCCTGGAACGCCTGAGCGGCACCCAGCGCCTGCACGTGTCGTTCGACGCGGACGCGCTGGACCCCAGCGTGTGCCCCGGCGTGGGCACGCCCGTCCCCGGCGGCCTGACGTACCGCGAGGGGCACCTCCTGATGGAACTGCTGTCCGAATCGGGCCGCGTGACGAGCATGGACATCGTGGAGGTCAACCCCATCCTGGATACCCGCAACCAGACGGCGGAGGTCATGGTGGGCATGGCCGCCAGCCTCCTCGGGCAGCGCATCCTGTAA